A genome region from Streptomyces xanthophaeus includes the following:
- the pyrF gene encoding orotidine-5'-phosphate decarboxylase, with protein MNTDLPLADPTLADRRVIVALDFDDRRTAEALVERLGDACGFYKIGLELLTAAGPGLARDLAGRGHEVFLDLKLFEIPNSVAGAVRAAGALGASIVTVHAMGGTGIMSAAVEAAREFPRLRVLALTVVTSMTGSDLADIGVAADTEEQVLRLARLAAGAGCDGVIASPREAGVLRELLGPDRLIVTPGVVLEPEGATGGHARPGTPRAAFAAGASHVVVGRSVARAADPVAALRRVISSAG; from the coding sequence GTGAACACCGACCTCCCTCTCGCCGACCCCACTCTCGCCGACCGCAGGGTCATCGTCGCCCTCGACTTCGACGACCGCCGGACCGCCGAGGCGCTCGTCGAGCGCCTCGGCGACGCGTGCGGCTTCTACAAGATCGGCCTGGAGCTGCTGACCGCCGCGGGCCCCGGACTCGCGCGGGACCTCGCCGGGCGGGGGCACGAGGTCTTCCTCGACCTGAAGCTCTTCGAGATCCCGAACTCCGTCGCCGGCGCGGTCCGGGCCGCGGGCGCGCTCGGCGCGTCCATCGTGACGGTGCACGCCATGGGCGGTACGGGGATCATGTCCGCGGCGGTGGAGGCGGCGCGGGAGTTCCCGCGGCTGCGGGTACTGGCGCTGACGGTGGTCACCAGCATGACCGGGAGCGACCTCGCGGACATCGGCGTGGCCGCGGACACCGAGGAGCAGGTGCTGCGGCTGGCCCGGCTGGCCGCGGGCGCGGGCTGTGACGGGGTCATCGCCTCGCCGCGGGAGGCCGGTGTGCTGCGTGAACTCCTGGGGCCGGACCGGCTGATCGTCACGCCGGGGGTGGTCCTGGAGCCGGAGGGGGCGACGGGCGGGCACGCCCGGCCGGGAACGCCGCGGGCCGCCTTCGCGGCCGGGGCCTCGCACGTCGTGGTGGGCCGGTCGGTCGCCCGGGCGGCGGACCCGGTGGCCGCGCTGCGGCGGGTGATTTCCTCCGCCGGCTGA
- a CDS encoding carboxymuconolactone decarboxylase family protein yields the protein MPRISLTPPRTLLMRIGAWYSRRTYGKVLDPGQAYGHNSRVLFSYVRLERSVAKWNALDAGLKHLAVMAAAARVNCSWCMDFGYWEGHELGLSAEKIERVPQWREAREVFTELELLVMEYAEAMTETEPAVTDELARELIARLGEAAFVELTAMVALENFRSRVNSAFGLTSQGFAEACQVPARR from the coding sequence ATGCCGCGTATCTCGCTCACCCCGCCCCGCACCCTGCTCATGCGGATCGGGGCCTGGTACTCGCGCCGCACGTACGGCAAGGTGCTCGACCCCGGGCAGGCCTACGGGCACAACTCGCGCGTGCTCTTCTCCTACGTCCGGCTGGAGCGGAGCGTGGCGAAGTGGAATGCGCTCGACGCCGGGCTCAAGCACCTCGCCGTGATGGCGGCGGCGGCCCGTGTCAACTGCTCGTGGTGCATGGACTTCGGCTACTGGGAGGGCCACGAGCTGGGCCTGTCGGCCGAGAAGATCGAGCGGGTGCCGCAGTGGCGGGAGGCCCGTGAGGTGTTCACCGAGCTGGAACTGCTGGTCATGGAGTACGCCGAGGCCATGACGGAGACCGAGCCGGCGGTCACGGACGAGCTCGCACGGGAACTGATCGCGCGGCTCGGCGAGGCGGCCTTCGTCGAGCTCACCGCGATGGTCGCGCTGGAGAACTTCCGCTCGCGCGTCAACAGCGCCTTCGGCCTGACCAGTCAGGGCTTCGCGGAGGCCTGCCAGGTCCCGGCCCGGCGGTGA
- a CDS encoding S-methyl-5'-thioadenosine phosphorylase gives MVNAEIGVIGGSGFYSFLEDVSEIQVETPYGPPSDSLYVGELAGRQVAFLPRHGRSHTVPPHKINYRANLWALRSVGVRQVLGPCAVGGLRAEYGPGTLLVPDQLVDRTKARAQTFFDGEPLPDGSVPNVVHTTFADPYCPVGRSVALAAARGRDWEPVDGGTMVVIEGPRFSTRAESRWHAAAGWSVVGMTGHPEAVLARELGLCYTSMALVTDLDAGAETGEGVSHTEVLKVFGENVGRLRKVLFDAVAALPATETRACLCTHAHDGWDLGIELP, from the coding sequence ATGGTGAACGCAGAGATCGGTGTCATCGGCGGCTCGGGCTTCTACTCCTTCCTGGAGGACGTCTCCGAGATCCAGGTGGAGACCCCGTACGGACCCCCGAGCGACTCCCTGTACGTGGGTGAGCTGGCCGGGCGCCAGGTGGCCTTCCTGCCCCGGCACGGACGCAGCCACACCGTCCCCCCGCACAAGATCAACTACCGGGCCAACCTGTGGGCCCTGCGCTCGGTCGGCGTCCGCCAGGTGCTGGGCCCGTGCGCGGTCGGCGGTCTGCGGGCCGAGTACGGGCCGGGCACGCTGCTCGTTCCCGACCAGCTCGTCGACCGTACGAAGGCCCGCGCCCAGACCTTCTTCGACGGTGAGCCCCTGCCGGACGGTTCCGTTCCGAACGTCGTGCACACCACCTTCGCCGACCCGTACTGCCCGGTGGGCCGGTCCGTGGCGCTGGCGGCGGCCCGCGGGCGGGACTGGGAGCCGGTGGACGGCGGCACCATGGTCGTCATCGAGGGACCGCGCTTCTCGACGCGCGCCGAGTCGCGGTGGCACGCGGCGGCGGGCTGGTCGGTGGTCGGCATGACCGGCCACCCGGAGGCGGTCCTCGCCCGTGAGCTGGGGCTCTGCTACACCTCGATGGCCCTGGTCACGGACCTGGACGCGGGTGCGGAGACCGGTGAGGGCGTCTCCCACACCGAGGTCCTGAAGGTGTTCGGCGAGAACGTCGGGCGGCTGCGCAAGGTCCTCTTCGACGCGGTGGCGGCCCTGCCGGCCACGGAGACCCGGGCCTGCCTGTGCACGCACGCGCACGACGGGTGGGACCTGGGCATCGAGCTCCCGTAA
- a CDS encoding FmdB family zinc ribbon protein yields MPTYQYQCTECGEGLEAVQKFTDDALTVCPSCDGRLKKVFSAVGIVFKGSGFYRNDSRGASSSSTPASKPSSSSSSSSTSTAAAAPAASSSSTSSSSSSSSSTSAA; encoded by the coding sequence GTGCCGACCTACCAGTACCAGTGCACCGAGTGCGGTGAGGGCCTTGAGGCCGTGCAGAAGTTCACCGATGACGCACTGACCGTGTGCCCGAGCTGCGACGGACGCCTGAAGAAGGTGTTCTCCGCGGTCGGCATCGTCTTCAAGGGCTCCGGTTTCTACCGGAACGACAGCCGTGGCGCGTCGTCGAGCAGCACCCCTGCCTCGAAGCCGTCGTCCAGCTCCTCGTCGTCCTCGACGTCGACCGCTGCCGCCGCTCCTGCCGCCTCGTCCTCCTCGACGTCGTCGAGCTCGTCGAGCAGCAGCTCCACGTCGGCCGCCTGA
- a CDS encoding MFS transporter, translating into MTSAVTTDTSARPGYGQLLRTPGALGFVLPGFAARLPFGMLTISILLLVQHTTGSYGSAGIVAAVTGISMALSAPLMGIFTDRFGQTAVLLPVVLAHSAAVTGLAALALLDAPVWALALAAVPTGASVPQVGPMVRARWAAKLEGSPLLPTAAAFESVTDEFTFVVGPVLATALCTGVHPAAGLVTEATLTLLGGLLFAAQRASQPTTHAPSLTGEKRAFALSFPGLRVLIFAFLGIGAVFGGMQVSLAAFSNEIGNPGANGLLYGVFAAGNMIAGIAMGAIAWKIGPRRRLILGYIGLTAAASVLWAANSMILLGAIGLVVGLCIAPALITGYTMVEQLVPANARTEAFTWLTGSIAFGQAIAVILAGRLTDAHGSSFGFLVPMGATALALTTLLALRAKLAPKAPSRIVNASAQEAAPAAAAPAKTQSKTQAATRITPSPASRNRVNERGMGHRVPVTVD; encoded by the coding sequence GTGACATCCGCGGTCACGACCGACACGTCCGCCCGCCCCGGCTACGGGCAGCTCCTGCGCACTCCCGGCGCCCTCGGCTTCGTACTCCCCGGCTTCGCAGCACGACTCCCCTTCGGCATGCTGACGATCAGCATCCTGCTGCTGGTCCAGCACACCACCGGTTCCTACGGCAGCGCCGGCATCGTCGCGGCCGTCACCGGTATCTCCATGGCACTGTCCGCCCCGCTGATGGGCATCTTCACCGACCGCTTCGGCCAGACGGCCGTCCTGCTGCCCGTGGTCCTCGCACACTCCGCCGCCGTCACCGGCCTGGCCGCGCTCGCGCTGCTGGACGCCCCGGTCTGGGCGCTGGCGCTGGCCGCCGTACCCACCGGTGCCTCGGTGCCGCAGGTCGGACCGATGGTCCGGGCACGCTGGGCCGCCAAGCTGGAGGGCTCGCCGCTGCTGCCGACGGCCGCCGCCTTCGAGTCCGTCACCGACGAGTTCACCTTCGTCGTCGGGCCGGTCCTCGCGACCGCGCTGTGCACCGGCGTCCACCCGGCGGCCGGCCTGGTCACCGAGGCCACGCTGACCCTGCTCGGCGGCCTGCTCTTCGCTGCCCAGCGGGCCAGCCAGCCCACGACGCACGCCCCGTCGCTCACCGGTGAGAAGCGCGCCTTCGCACTGTCCTTCCCGGGCCTGCGCGTCCTGATCTTCGCCTTCTTGGGGATCGGCGCCGTCTTCGGCGGCATGCAGGTCTCGCTCGCCGCCTTCTCCAACGAGATCGGCAACCCCGGCGCCAACGGCCTGCTCTACGGAGTCTTCGCCGCGGGCAACATGATCGCCGGTATCGCCATGGGTGCCATCGCCTGGAAGATCGGCCCGCGCCGCCGGCTGATCCTGGGCTACATCGGCCTCACCGCCGCCGCGTCCGTCCTGTGGGCCGCGAACTCGATGATCCTGCTGGGCGCGATCGGCCTGGTCGTCGGCCTGTGCATCGCCCCGGCGCTGATCACCGGCTACACGATGGTCGAGCAGCTGGTCCCCGCGAACGCGCGGACCGAGGCCTTCACCTGGCTGACCGGCTCGATCGCCTTCGGTCAGGCCATCGCCGTCATCCTGGCCGGCCGTCTGACGGACGCGCACGGATCCTCGTTCGGCTTCCTGGTGCCCATGGGTGCCACCGCGCTCGCGCTGACCACCCTGCTGGCGCTGCGCGCGAAGCTCGCCCCGAAGGCCCCGAGCCGGATCGTGAACGCGTCCGCGCAGGAGGCCGCGCCTGCGGCCGCAGCCCCGGCGAAGACGCAGTCGAAGACCCAGGCGGCCACCCGCATCACCCCCTCGCCGGCCTCCCGTAACCGGGTGAACGAGCGTGGGATGGGTCACCGCGTGCCGGTGACGGTGGACTGA
- a CDS encoding potassium/proton antiporter → MEEGRPLTVHTLNELLLVCSLVLLVAVAAVRISSRSGLPSLLIYLGIGIAIGQDGIGNVVFDNAELTQVIGYAALVVILAEGGLGTKWKEIKPALPAAVMLSLVGVAISVGVTAAGAHYLVGLEWRQALLIGAVVSSTDAAAVFSVLRKVPLPARITGVLEAESGFNDAPVVILVVAFSTVGPVDEWYVLIGKIALELAIGAAIGLTVGFLGAYGLRHVALPASGLYPIAVMAIAIVAYAAGAIAHGSGFLAVYLAAMVLGNAKLPHWPATRGFADGLGWIAQIGMFVLLGLLVTPHELVRDFWPAVVIGLVLTMVARPLEVFISLLPFRISWQEQVLMSWAGLRGAVPIILATIPMVSGIEGSDRVFNIVFVLVVVYTLVQGPTLPWLARKLNLGSGDEGAFDLGIESAPLEKLRGHLLSFSIPPASRMHGVEVSELRLPPGASVTLVVRDAKSFVPAPSTVLRRGDELLVVATDPVRDAAEARLRAVARGGKLAGWLGTGGPVSR, encoded by the coding sequence ATTGAGGAGGGCCGCCCGCTGACTGTCCACACGCTCAATGAGCTTCTGCTGGTCTGCTCGCTCGTGCTGCTCGTCGCCGTGGCGGCGGTACGCATCTCTTCACGCAGCGGCCTCCCCAGCCTGCTCATCTACCTCGGCATAGGCATCGCGATAGGACAGGACGGCATCGGCAACGTCGTATTCGACAATGCCGAGCTGACCCAGGTCATCGGTTATGCCGCGCTCGTCGTGATCCTCGCCGAGGGTGGTCTGGGCACCAAGTGGAAAGAGATCAAGCCGGCCCTGCCGGCCGCGGTCATGCTGTCACTGGTGGGCGTCGCAATCAGCGTGGGCGTGACGGCGGCGGGAGCGCATTACCTGGTCGGGCTGGAATGGCGCCAGGCCCTGCTGATCGGCGCGGTCGTCTCCTCGACCGACGCGGCGGCCGTCTTCTCGGTGCTGCGCAAGGTGCCGCTGCCGGCCCGGATCACCGGCGTGCTGGAGGCCGAGTCCGGTTTCAACGACGCACCCGTCGTCATCCTGGTGGTGGCCTTCTCGACCGTCGGCCCGGTGGACGAGTGGTACGTCCTGATCGGGAAGATCGCCCTGGAGCTGGCGATCGGCGCCGCGATCGGCCTGACCGTGGGCTTCCTGGGCGCGTACGGGCTGCGGCACGTCGCGCTGCCCGCCTCCGGCCTCTACCCGATCGCCGTGATGGCCATCGCCATCGTGGCGTACGCGGCCGGCGCCATCGCGCACGGCTCCGGCTTCCTCGCGGTGTACCTGGCGGCGATGGTGCTCGGGAACGCGAAGCTTCCGCACTGGCCTGCCACCCGGGGCTTCGCCGACGGGCTCGGCTGGATCGCCCAGATCGGCATGTTCGTGCTGCTGGGCCTGCTGGTCACCCCACACGAGCTGGTCCGCGACTTCTGGCCCGCCGTGGTCATCGGGCTGGTGCTGACGATGGTGGCGCGGCCGCTGGAGGTCTTCATCAGCCTGCTGCCCTTCCGGATCTCCTGGCAGGAGCAGGTGCTGATGTCGTGGGCGGGCCTGCGCGGGGCCGTGCCCATCATCCTGGCGACCATCCCGATGGTGTCCGGGATCGAGGGCAGCGACCGGGTCTTCAACATCGTCTTCGTGCTGGTCGTCGTCTACACCCTGGTGCAGGGCCCGACCCTGCCCTGGCTCGCGCGCAAGCTGAACCTGGGAAGCGGGGACGAGGGCGCGTTCGACCTCGGGATCGAGTCGGCGCCGCTGGAGAAGCTGCGCGGGCACCTGCTCTCCTTCTCGATCCCGCCGGCCTCGCGGATGCACGGCGTGGAGGTGAGCGAGCTGCGGCTGCCGCCGGGGGCCTCGGTCACGCTGGTGGTCCGGGACGCGAAGAGTTTCGTACCGGCGCCGTCGACCGTGCTGCGGCGCGGGGACGAGCTGCTGGTGGTGGCCACGGATCCGGTGCGGGACGCGGCGGAGGCACGGCTGCGGGCGGTGGCCCGGGGCGGCAAGCTCGCGGGGTGGCTGGGCACGGGCGGACCCGTTTCGCGCTAG
- a CDS encoding penicillin acylase family protein — MPANETAPPVKKKGRRARLIVLVLVLALFAGLGYGAYWSVDSVRASFPQTTGSLKVPGLTGTVDVKRDAHGIPQLYADNDDDLFRAQGFVHAQDRFWEMDVRRHMTSGRLSEMFGSGQVETDAFLRTLGWRQVAQEEFDKKLSPETKKYLQAYADGVNAYLKGKSGKDLSVEHAALELSDDYKPEQWSPVDSVAWLKAMAWDLRGNMQDEIDRALMATKLSQAQIDELYPPYPFDRNKPIVEGGKVDGGKYSPQGVAAGNGSGTGTGTGTGSGSGNAAGTQTSAVTGPVDGPANGLAGNTAAQGATVGLRTQLTSLADTLDKIPAILGPNGSGIGSNSWVVSGKYTTTGKPLLANDPHLSPQLPSVWYQMGLHCRAVSPQCQYDVAGYTFSGMPGVVIGHNTDIAWGMTNLGADVTDLYLEQVKPEGYVYDGRVLPFATREEVIKVAGGDSKKITVRTTNNGPLVSDRSEELGTVGTRAPVASSAPDRGDGYAVALRWTALDPGKSMDAVFKLDKAKTFDDFRKAAADFEVPSQNLIYADNKGANGNIGYQAPGRIPVRGQHDGRMPAPGWDSKYAWKGGRDSNVGYIQQNEMPWDLNPSRGYIVTANQAVVESGTGAGKYPYVLTTDWGYGARSQRINDLIEAKIKDGGRISTDDMRTMQMDNSSEIAALLTPMLAKIEVSDPGVRAAQKLLDGWNYTQEPDSAAAAYFNAVWRNILKLSFGDKMPKELRIEGSCMNVLGNGTGPADDLAKTVRECGTRGSDSAQPDGGDRWFEVVRRLVKDEKSPWWTSPQTVTQPAATTRDELFARAMRDARWELTAKLGKDQSTWSWGRLHQLTLKNQTIGTEGPGFMQWLLNRGPWNVGGGEATVNATGWNASSGYGVTWVPSMRMVVNLNDLDKSRWINLTGASGHAYNAHYTDQTTMWAKGELLEWPFGKDAVEKATVDTLTLKPEGS, encoded by the coding sequence ATGCCCGCCAACGAAACCGCTCCTCCCGTCAAGAAGAAGGGACGACGCGCCCGTCTGATCGTGCTCGTCCTGGTCCTGGCGCTCTTCGCGGGCCTCGGCTACGGGGCGTACTGGAGCGTGGACAGCGTGCGCGCCTCCTTCCCCCAGACGACCGGCTCCCTCAAGGTGCCGGGCCTGACCGGGACCGTCGACGTCAAGCGCGACGCCCACGGCATTCCGCAGCTCTACGCGGACAACGACGACGACCTCTTCCGCGCGCAGGGCTTCGTGCACGCGCAGGACCGGTTCTGGGAGATGGACGTACGACGTCACATGACGTCCGGCCGGCTCTCCGAGATGTTCGGTTCCGGACAGGTCGAGACCGACGCCTTCCTGCGCACGCTGGGCTGGCGCCAGGTCGCGCAGGAGGAGTTCGACAAGAAGCTCTCGCCCGAGACCAAGAAGTATCTCCAGGCCTACGCCGACGGGGTCAACGCGTACCTGAAGGGGAAGTCCGGCAAGGACCTCTCCGTCGAGCACGCCGCGCTCGAGCTCAGCGACGACTACAAGCCCGAGCAGTGGTCGCCGGTGGACTCGGTGGCCTGGCTCAAGGCGATGGCGTGGGACCTGCGCGGCAACATGCAGGACGAGATCGACCGCGCGCTGATGGCGACCAAGCTCTCGCAGGCGCAGATCGACGAGCTCTACCCGCCGTACCCCTTCGACCGGAACAAGCCGATCGTCGAGGGCGGCAAGGTCGACGGCGGGAAGTACAGCCCGCAGGGCGTCGCCGCCGGCAACGGCTCGGGCACCGGTACCGGTACCGGTACCGGCTCGGGCAGCGGCAACGCCGCCGGAACCCAGACCTCGGCCGTCACGGGCCCGGTCGACGGCCCGGCCAACGGCCTGGCCGGCAACACCGCCGCCCAGGGCGCGACCGTGGGCCTGCGCACCCAGCTGACCTCCCTCGCCGACACCCTGGACAAGATCCCCGCGATCCTCGGCCCCAACGGCAGCGGCATCGGCTCGAACTCCTGGGTCGTCTCCGGCAAGTACACGACCACCGGCAAGCCGCTGCTCGCGAACGACCCGCACCTGTCCCCGCAGCTGCCCTCGGTCTGGTACCAGATGGGCCTGCACTGCCGCGCGGTCTCGCCCCAGTGCCAGTACGACGTGGCCGGCTACACCTTCTCGGGCATGCCCGGCGTGGTCATCGGCCACAACACCGACATCGCCTGGGGCATGACCAACCTCGGTGCCGACGTCACCGACCTCTACCTGGAGCAGGTCAAGCCCGAGGGCTACGTGTACGACGGCAGGGTGCTCCCCTTCGCCACCCGTGAAGAGGTCATCAAGGTCGCGGGCGGCGACAGCAAGAAGATCACCGTCCGCACGACCAACAACGGCCCGCTCGTCTCCGACCGCAGCGAGGAGCTCGGCACCGTCGGCACCCGCGCCCCCGTCGCCAGCTCCGCCCCCGACCGCGGGGACGGCTACGCCGTCGCCCTGCGCTGGACGGCGCTGGACCCGGGCAAGTCCATGGACGCGGTCTTCAAGCTCGACAAGGCCAAGACCTTCGACGACTTCCGCAAGGCGGCCGCCGACTTCGAGGTCCCGTCCCAGAACCTGATCTACGCCGACAACAAGGGCGCCAACGGCAACATCGGCTACCAGGCCCCGGGCCGCATCCCGGTGCGCGGCCAGCACGACGGCCGGATGCCCGCCCCGGGCTGGGACTCCAAGTACGCCTGGAAGGGCGGCAGGGACAGCAACGTCGGCTACATACAGCAGAACGAGATGCCCTGGGACCTCAACCCGTCCCGCGGCTACATCGTCACCGCCAACCAGGCCGTCGTGGAGAGCGGGACGGGCGCGGGCAAGTACCCGTACGTGCTGACCACCGACTGGGGCTACGGCGCCCGCAGCCAGCGGATCAACGACCTCATCGAGGCGAAGATCAAGGACGGCGGCCGGATCTCGACCGACGACATGCGCACCATGCAGATGGACAACAGCAGCGAGATCGCCGCGCTGCTGACCCCGATGCTGGCGAAGATAGAGGTCTCGGACCCGGGCGTGCGCGCCGCGCAGAAGCTGCTGGACGGCTGGAACTACACGCAGGAGCCCGACTCGGCGGCCGCGGCCTACTTCAACGCGGTCTGGCGCAACATCCTCAAGCTCTCCTTCGGCGACAAGATGCCCAAGGAGCTGCGGATCGAGGGCAGCTGCATGAACGTCCTCGGCAACGGCACCGGCCCGGCCGACGACCTCGCCAAGACGGTCCGCGAATGCGGCACCCGCGGCTCCGACTCGGCGCAGCCCGACGGCGGCGACCGCTGGTTCGAGGTGGTCCGCCGCCTGGTCAAGGACGAGAAGTCGCCGTGGTGGACCTCGCCGCAGACCGTGACCCAGCCGGCGGCCACCACCCGCGACGAGCTCTTCGCCCGGGCCATGAGGGACGCCCGCTGGGAGCTGACCGCCAAGCTCGGCAAGGACCAGTCCACCTGGAGCTGGGGCCGGCTGCACCAGCTGACGCTGAAGAACCAGACGATCGGCACCGAGGGCCCCGGCTTCATGCAGTGGCTCCTCAACCGCGGCCCGTGGAACGTGGGCGGCGGCGAGGCCACGGTCAACGCCACCGGCTGGAACGCCTCCAGCGGGTACGGGGTCACGTGGGTGCCCTCGATGCGGATGGTCGTGAACCTCAACGACCTCGACAAGTCGCGCTGGATCAACCTGACGGGTGCCTCGGGGCACGCGTACAACGCGCACTACACGGACCAGACGACGATGTGGGCCAAGGGCGAGCTGCTGGAGTGGCCCTTCGGCAAGGACGCCGTCGAGAAGGCCACGGTCGACACCCTGACCCTCAAGCCCGAGGGTTCGTAA
- a CDS encoding 5-formyltetrahydrofolate cyclo-ligase, translating to MAENQPTASAKAELRRELLAARRALSPENRRTAAAALAVSSFELPELAGARTVAAYVSVGTEPGTRELLDALRAAGKRVLLPLLLPDDDLDWAAYEGPDTLAEAAHPGKMRLLEPTGPALGPDAITGADAVLLPGLAVDGRGMRLGRGGGSYDRVLERVERAGAHPALVVLLYDDEVVARVPEEPHDHPVQAVATPSGVRRFSA from the coding sequence GTGGCAGAGAACCAGCCCACCGCCTCCGCCAAGGCCGAACTGCGCCGGGAACTGCTCGCCGCACGCCGCGCCTTGTCCCCCGAAAACCGCCGTACGGCGGCCGCCGCACTCGCCGTCAGCTCCTTCGAACTGCCCGAACTGGCCGGTGCCCGCACGGTGGCGGCCTACGTCTCCGTCGGCACCGAACCCGGTACCCGGGAACTCCTCGACGCCCTGCGCGCGGCCGGCAAGCGGGTGCTGCTCCCCCTGCTGCTGCCCGACGACGACCTCGACTGGGCGGCGTACGAAGGCCCGGACACACTCGCCGAGGCCGCCCACCCGGGCAAGATGCGGCTGCTGGAGCCGACCGGCCCCGCACTCGGACCGGACGCGATCACCGGGGCCGACGCCGTGCTGCTGCCCGGGCTCGCCGTGGACGGCCGCGGCATGCGCCTCGGTCGCGGCGGGGGCTCGTACGACCGGGTGCTGGAGCGCGTGGAGCGCGCCGGGGCGCATCCCGCACTCGTCGTGCTCCTCTACGACGACGAGGTGGTCGCGCGGGTCCCGGAGGAACCGCACGACCACCCCGTGCAGGCGGTGGCCACCCCGTCAGGGGTGCGCCGCTTCAGTGCATGA
- the galU gene encoding UTP--glucose-1-phosphate uridylyltransferase GalU translates to MTMLHPVIKKAVIPAAGLGTRFLPATKATPKEMLPVVDKPAIQYVVEEAVGAGLDDVLMITGRNKRALEDHFDRNYELESALIAKGDDDRLKKVQESSDLATMHYVRQGDPRGLGHAVLCAEPHVGREPFAVLLGDDLIDPRDPLLRQMADIYARTGGTVIALMEVDPANVHLYGCAAVEATDEEDVVRITGLVEKPDPQDAPSNYAVIGRYVLNPAIFDILRETEPGRGGEIQLTDALQKLAADETVGGPVHGVIFRGRRYDTGDRGDYLRAIVRLACEREDLGPEFRTWLHRYVTEEM, encoded by the coding sequence ATGACTATGTTGCACCCCGTGATCAAGAAGGCCGTGATTCCGGCCGCTGGCCTCGGCACCCGCTTCCTTCCGGCGACCAAGGCGACCCCGAAGGAAATGCTCCCGGTTGTGGACAAGCCGGCCATCCAGTACGTGGTCGAGGAGGCCGTCGGGGCCGGGCTCGATGACGTTCTCATGATCACTGGGCGTAACAAGCGTGCCCTGGAAGACCACTTCGACCGGAACTACGAGCTGGAGTCGGCCCTCATCGCCAAGGGCGACGACGACCGCCTGAAGAAGGTCCAGGAGTCCAGCGACCTGGCCACCATGCACTACGTCCGCCAGGGTGACCCGCGGGGCCTGGGCCACGCGGTGCTGTGCGCCGAGCCGCACGTCGGCCGCGAGCCCTTCGCCGTCCTGCTCGGTGACGACCTCATCGACCCGCGCGACCCGCTGCTGCGCCAGATGGCGGACATCTACGCCCGTACCGGCGGCACCGTCATCGCGCTCATGGAGGTCGACCCGGCCAACGTCCACCTCTACGGCTGCGCCGCCGTCGAGGCCACGGACGAGGAGGACGTCGTCCGCATCACCGGCCTCGTCGAGAAGCCGGACCCCCAGGACGCCCCCAGCAACTACGCGGTCATCGGACGCTACGTCCTCAACCCCGCGATCTTCGACATACTGCGGGAGACCGAGCCGGGCCGCGGTGGGGAGATCCAGCTCACCGACGCCCTGCAGAAGCTGGCCGCCGACGAGACCGTCGGCGGTCCGGTGCACGGCGTGATCTTCCGGGGCCGTCGTTACGACACCGGGGACCGCGGCGACTACCTGCGGGCCATCGTCCGCCTCGCGTGCGAGCGTGAGGACCTGGGCCCCGAGTTCCGCACCTGGCTTCACCGTTACGTCACGGAGGAGATGTAG